The following coding sequences are from one Ooceraea biroi isolate clonal line C1 chromosome 5, Obir_v5.4, whole genome shotgun sequence window:
- the LOC105281092 gene encoding microtubule-associated protein futsch isoform X2: MVVGEASIHNIMGGMESTGGVRLHNHKRKLKQRFDIIKKLGQGTYGKVQLGINKETGQEVAIKTIKKCKIETEADLIRIRREIQIMSSVQHPNIIHIYEVFENREKMVLVMEYAAGGELYDYLSERKVLSEQEARRIFRQIATAVFYCHKHKICHRDLKLENILLDQVGNAKIADFGLSNVFDEQRLLNTFCGSPLYASPEIVKGTPYHGPEVDCWSLGVLLYTLVYGAMPFDGSNFKRLVKQISQSDYFEPKKPSPASPLIKDMLTVCPRRRADIEKICTHWWVNEGYEQNCLDIAEELADQTPVRLDLLLSLVPQSASAEKLLVGDQQAGGDVTNSMSSETLVPTRCHSVGSLMELDQNSSDRRIRELLEDEPRSSAAGDAKRKLETTPSMDETAAAYVKRKDKSRRKERSDEREPRAYRSSSRHHSAPIPNAISEEAMEVEPAAIVTVPISKTVDFDKVEGAAACLELIEESKERSPSKERSKTPLVNEHEPSREPTENVQQIYSKYGKSQDLHEKASNKEDKSQQKYIKSPSQSLYDNVGAASESPNKTTNETASSKKSEASESKVPNEHDASVRNEAYLSQDMQQMEPTESDFKKLREKALSLDSELSNEVASAPAKPVERRRSKIFETAEKFNQLASTTESEKPKKIFIPGVNVGGAKRAFERKASLSSITTPPPSKANASKVIIDVPTDKKTEKDEQKPTTGDQEVAAAEEKPDKRDEAKKRAVDIISGAIGKPPVQKKLNGSPPTSPQTPDPKKLGLKIQVAPNDVRSATVSVSTPIETKFASDGKSAAPEASITSTPDTAGTENSQSEEPKMSSKMEITLKSATLPRRKTSKAEITLSGVKPPETIAFKSEVEAKIDAFQPQKLRTQRSEVAFPVAAAMPHANRSSSLEPEGRSKAAPRERIIPIQVETGAEQIQHSPTPPSKPPMSQRTMSQRSGSLSRQSTADSDTDSALGSTVGPEPIRKSPREYIIPIAVEGGGYVTPRSGSLEPESKTSTPTSTNPPRSRFGRPRRMSSLLSDASEDESPFSSLHGHMHRLRSSRPSRQSSEHADSLSSGEDDDDDGFELLTAENLFSTLLSRVRSLTQRLNVDDNRSSGFPSSRLFSRLGSQPSQAFWGLNKPLSSYESYVETRIVTTRLSESQFKHSLSRDADVFSKRDSASTSNPGTPNSPGSYSTPSRDSVFEIGSNTLPRDKVEEVHEGDAEAETATGQIRKEAQESLEQNFTPSLARRLSRQFIEQTRQPIPRSPSVPRDSNRHHQPSPTRETLSLIGSSEVAKRHSTSATSDQTEYRDRSLDRGIRRATSLLEPSKYDRSERHSPRRSISLFDDDDDDRLLPPLPRHIMTLGRKYKESTRSNVGNARRENFHGYRTDKIQEEPGDLDMYSGDCKEDMDNNITENGSMSEGTSISICNSKTNLMDTTATTSSVSARSCETSPTESSSNLGDYGKSVCKADISKSFENRLLAAENLIKESKLKNLTPQRFNPNLSCNYKDTDKCDKEALITSDPSLANSVTSKRRSCIPSLRLRSGSLTREPSASTDRRKSFAGAQDASAGGANQERSILSKFFRSGSSSKEIKAKDNNKSQKPKQHRISRFLRPDFFDTPREESQYVKEKEAQKAAENERRKSRFMRRKSESKERKEDTAKDEKICKEQKNEINALQKDKLDSTTGSPTEDKSKSEEKEKTKIVRQSSKSSFLHSLEKKLERLRSNDESTSTIAKPTMNGNVPGDRKERGARECSAPPVECPTVESTLTEVKRTLSVEDLSLNKSTKSSPSAKAKVTSVLGLFKTNADTKQNANGRSQNAIMSKLKRSPPKCAKSMESPLEEDAAATSKIPTKFTRTDNKSVKKVPESKKSPPKEKSKERELIVKERKPMERQSREFKRAPEKSDSSFADKAKQEKTESLRKSSDDSESLQKVVDNKQAESIANNEDKKLVKTKKNISSLDKNGSVTRIDKGADVDKKIKKPVIPKEETDKEEINGAKKKRIVRVVKKVVKKSSDSSESKSEEKEKSRPLMKKKIVTTRKEKSPEGPTGTAQNSVKGNNVDNQTATRSSHLKQTQPNVQEISSAKSSDAAEPSVQNTITMPKPDAVLNSSNANVSAANLSQTASALQNTSSPQNCASSVVQNVSNSILATSAASITQNASNFNINQAKPPEQHRANRASLKLDLSKIPQHTFRHATPKRESPKSESPKANSAVSIGSPKTDAPAVESSSDKLMDCLSKMTHHANITGNKIIIDKPLRAKDVAELKREVTECAKIIENHVELQNDCSTSQNIDKVIDSGKPIADERSKEIAMNPPKETSEVVKEPTLDDCTSEMFSPEEPESFDSWSICSADLNHNRSDLHSPQLHSPTSPSYSLFMRGDSSESVIDRIRRRSFYSRFNDRKRPSLTAPPPGISSVTLPRRFSFNSSRERERSRLYNYGVPRTRSDKSYLYGDEVSCRKSPVDRERYSDTLNTSSYGHHSPEARSIFDHYGNSVPSTSHDSLRRYVRSPTLDLVTSRAKYHSSDIIADNDLTGSYKSPLSRSMLNESMTDSYCGRSTSSTLPRKFGSTVGNLEPKSVEYYEEILSPSNADYLSPRDTCRSPLLDGYLSRCENGYHHNGNLDLPQFDKQKSYTNKMTDVELGEGNSRLGEQKRNIMRRLSETRDTPSTTADILSNLSVTEQD, from the exons ATGGTTGTCGGAGAAGCaagtatacataatataatggGAGGGATGGAGAGCACGGGTGGCGTACGCCTTCATAATCACAAGCGGAAACTGAAACAAAG ATTCGACATCATAAAGAAATTAGGACAAGGTACCTACGGTAAAGTGCAATTAGGAATAAACAAGGAAACTGGTCAGGAGGTGGCGATAAAAACAatcaaaaaatgcaaaatagaaACGGAAGCGGATCTGATCAGAATACGAAGGGAAATACAAATTATGTCGAGCGTTCAACACCCGAACATCATTCACATTTACGAGG TGTTCgaaaacagagaaaaaatGGTGCTAGTGATGGAATACGCAGCAGGGGGCGAGCTATACGACTACCTAAGTGAACGCAAGGTCCTGAGTGAACAGGAAGCCCGGAGAATATTTCGACAGATCGCAACCGCCGTTTTCTATTGTCACAAACACAAGATCTGTCACAGAGACCTGAAGCTTGAGAATATTCTATTGGATCAAGTCGGAAATGCCAAGATAGCTGATTTCGGTCTGTCGAATGTCTTCGACGAGCAACGATTGTTGAATACGTTCTGCGGTAGCCCGTTGTACGCGAGTCCAGAGATAGTGAAAGGAACTCCGTATCACGGGCCGGAAGTGGACTGCTGGAGTCTGGGCGTTCTGCTGTACACATTGGTCTACGGTGCTATGCCTTTCGACGGGTCCAACTTTAAACGACTAGTCAAACAGATCTCACAGTCCGATTACTTTGAGCCCAAAAAGCCATCTC CTGCCTCGCCGCTTATAAAGGACATGCTCACGGTGTGTCCTCGCAGACGTGCTGATATTGAGAAAATCTGCACTCATTGGTGGGTGAATGAAGGTTACGAGCAGAATTGTCTCGATATAGCCGAGGAGCTAGCAGATCAGACTCCTGTCCGATTGGATTTGCTTCTGTCATTGGTGCCGCAGTCAGCCAGTGCTGAGAAACTATTAGTCGGCGATCAGCAGGCTGGCGGAGATGTCACGAACAGTATGTCTTCCGAAACTCTCGTGCCCACCAGGTGCCACTCGGTCGGCAGTTTGATGGAACTTGATCAGAATAGCTCCGACAGAAGGATAAGAGAATTACTCGAGGACGAACCGAGGTCTTCCGCGGCCGGCGACGCCAAGAGAAAGCTGGAGACAACGCCATCGATGGATGAGACTGCTGCAGCGTACGTAAAGAGGAAAGACAAGTccagaagaaaagagagatcaGACGAGAGAGAACCTAGAGCATACAGATCTTCGTCAAG acatcATTCGGCTCCGATTCCAAATGCAATATCGGAGGAGGCGATGGAGGTGGAGCCTGCAGCCATTGTAACTGTTCCTATAAGTAAGACTGTTGATTTTGATAAAGTTGAAGGTGCCGCAGCTTGTTTAGAGCTGATTGAAGAATCAAAAGAAAGATCGCCAAGTAAAGAAAGGAGCAAAACTCCGTTAGTAAACGAGCATGAGCCTTCGCGCGAGCCCACTGAGAATGTTCAACAGATTTACAGTAAATACGGGAAATCGCAGGATTTACATGAAAAGGCCAGCAACAAAGAAGACAAGTCTCAACAAAAGTACATTAAATCTCCTAGCCAAAGTTTATACGATAACGTAGGTGCTGCTTCAGAGAGTCCAAACAAAACAACGAATGAGACAGCGTCTAGCAAAAAGTCAGAAGCTTCCGAATCAAAAGTGCCAAATGAACATGACGCGAGTGTTAGAAACGAGGCGTACTTATCGCAAGATATGCAGCAAATGGAACCAACGGAGAGCGACTTCAAGAAGCTGAGAGAGAAGGCGCTCTCGTTGGATTCCGAGCTGTCGAATGAAGTGGCAAGCGCGCCTGCCAAACCTGTCGAGAGACGACGTTCGAAGATATTCGAGACTGCCGAGAAGTTTAATCAACTGGCTTCCACCACGGAGAGCGAGAAAcctaaaaagatatttattcccGGTGTGAATGTGGGAGGTGCAAAGCGAGCCTTCGAACGAAAGGCCAGTCTCTCATCGATAACCACGCCACCACCCTCGAAAGCCAATGCGTCCAAAGTTATCATCGATGTGCCAACTGATAAGAAAACCGAAAAGGATGAACAGAAACCGACTACTGGAGATCAAGAGGTTGCAGCTGCCGAGGAGAAACCGGATAAGCGAGATGAGGCGAAGAAACGTGCTGTCGATATCATCAGCGGTGCGATCGGTAAACCTCCGGTGCAGAAGAAACTGAATGGCTCACCACCGACCTCACCTCAGACTCCGGATCCGAAAAAGCTTGGATTGAAGATACAAGTCGCACCGAATGACGTACGGTCGGCCACGGTGTCGGTCTCGACGCCGATCGAGACGAAATTCGCCTCTGACGGCAAGTCAGCGGCACCGGAAGCAAGT ataaCTAGCACACCCGACACAGCTGGTACCGAAAATTCGCAATCGGAGGAACCTAAGATGTCCAGTAAAATGGAAATAACGTTAAAGAGCGCAACGTTGCCTAGACGAAAAACGAGCAAAGCGGAAATAACGTTGTCCGGAGTGAAACCACCAGAAACCATAGCATTTAAGTCCGAGGTAGAAGCTAAGATCGATGCTTTTCAGCCGCAGAAACTGCGTACACAGAGATCGGAGGTAGCGTTTCCGGTTGCCGCTGCGATGCCTCATGCAAACAGGAGTTCAAGCTTGGAACCGGAAGGCAGATCTAAGGCTGCACCGCGAGAGAGAATTATACCCATTCAG GTGGAAACGGGAGCCGAGCAAATCCAACACTCGCCTACTCCGCCGTCTAAACCGCCGATGTCTCAGAGAACAATGTCACAGCGATCGGGCTCCCTGTCTCGTCAATCCACCGCTGATTCCGACACGGACAGCGCTCTGGGCTCGACCGTCGGACCGGAACCGATCAGGAAAAGTCCCAGAGAATATATTATTCCTATCGCGGTGGAAGGTGGCGGTTATGTTACACCCAGATCTGGTAGTTTGGAGCCGGAAAGCAAAACCAGCACACCGACCAGCACGAATCCGCCGAGGTCGCGCTTTGGTAGACCGAGAAGAATGAGCTCCCTTTTATCGGACGCTAGCGAGGACGAGTCACCCTTCTCTTCGTTGCATGG GCACATGCATCGGTTGAGAAGTTCGCGGCCATCCAGACAGTCGTCCGAGCACGCTGACAGCTTATCGTCCGGcgaggacgatgacgacgatggcTTCGAATTACTGACAGCCGAGAACCTGTTCTCGACATTGTTGTCGCGAGTACGAAGCCTGACGCAGCGGCTCAATGTTGACGACAATCGATCCAGCGGTTTCCCAAGCAGTAGATTGTTCAGCAGACTCGGCTCTCAGCCGTCGCAAGCATTCTGGGGTCTTAACAAGCCACTGTCCAG CTACGAGAGCTATGTTGAAACACGGATCGTGACTAC GCGACTCTCGGAATCGCAATTCAAACATTCTCTAAGCCGCGACGCGGACGTATTTTCGAAGAGAGACTCCGCCAGCACTTCCAATCCTGGAACTCCGAATAGCCCCGGATCGTACAGTACCCCGTCCAGAGACAGCGTCTTTGAAATCGGGAGCAACACATTGCCAAGAG ATAAGGTAGAAGAAGTGCACGAAGGAGACGCGGAAGCGGAAACGGCGACAGGGCAAATTAGGAAGGAGGCGCAGGAATCGCTGGAGCAGAATTTCACTCCGAGCCTGGCACGCAGATTGAGCAGGCAGTTTATCGAGCAAACGCGACAACCGATACCGCGTTCGCCATCCGTACCGCGCGACAGCAACAGGCATCATCAACCATCGCCAACGCGCGAGACGCTCAGCCTGATAGGTTCGAGCGAGGTCGCGAAACGACACTCCACGTCTGCGACTTCCGATCAGACCGAGTACAGAGACAGATCGCTCGATCGAGGAATCAGGAGAGCTACCAGCCTGCTGGAGCCATCCAAGTACGACAGATCAGAACGACACTCGCCGCGAAGAAGTATCAGCTTGtttgacgatgacgacgacgacaggcTGCTTCCACCCCTGCCCAGGCACATAATGACACTTGGTCGAAAGTACAAGGAGTCGACTAGATCGAACGTCGGCAACGCGAGACGAGAGAACTTCCACGGTTACAGAACGGACAAGATCCAGGAGGAACCAGGCGATCTGGACATGTATTCGGGAGACTGCAAAGAAGATATGGACAATAATATCACGGAGAACGGCTCCATGTCGGAAGGTACATCGATATCTATCTGCAACTCGAAAACCAATCTGATGGACACGACTGCCACCACCTCGAGCGTATCAGCTAGATCTTGCGAGACGTCACCTACGGAGTCCTCGTCAAATCTGGGCGACTACGGTAAGTCGGTCTGCAAGGCCGACATCTCCAAGAGCTTCGAGAATCGACTATTGGCGGCGGAGAATCTGATCAAGGAGTCTAAGTTGAAAAACCTGACGCCGCAGCGGTTCAATCCGAATTTGAGCTGCAATTATAAGGACACAGATAAATGCGACAAGGAGGCGCTGATCACTAGCGATCCGTCGTTGGCCAACTCTGTCACGTCCAAAAGACGCAGTTGCATTCCAAGTCTGAGACTACGCTCGGGGTCATTGACTAGGGAGCCAAGTGCGAGCACGGATCGCAGAAAGTCCTTCGCTGGCGCACAGGATGCATCGGCTGGAGGCGCAAATCAAGAGCGGTCGATTCTGAGCAAGTTCTTCAGAAgtggcagcagcagcaaagaGATTAAGGCAAAGGACAACAACAAAAGTCAGAAGCCGAAACAACATCGCATCTCGCGCTTTTTGCGGCCAGATTTCTTTGACACGCCGCGAGAGGAGAGCCAGTATGTGAAGGAGAAGGAAGCGCAGAAAGCGGCGGAGAACGAGCGTCGAAAGTCGCGGTTCATGAGACGAAAGAGCGAGAGCAAAGAGCGCAAGGAAGACACTGCGAAGGACGAGAAGATTTGTAAGGAGCAGAAGAATGAGATAAACGCGTTGCAGAAGGACAAGCTGGACAGTACCACCGGCTCCCCGACAGAGGACAAGTCTAAGAGcgaggaaaaggagaagacGAAGATCGTGCGACAAAGCTCGAAAAGCAGTTTTCTGCATTCGTTGGAGAAGAAGCTGGAGAGGCTGCGCTCGAATGATGAGTCGACGAGCACAATTGCGAAGCCGACAATGAACGGCAATGTTCCGGGCGATCGAAAGGAACGTGGAGCACGCGAGTGCTCGGCGCCACCCGTCGAGTGTCCGACTGTGGAATCAACTTTGACCGAGGTGAAGAGAACGCTGAGCGTGGAGGATCTGTCACTCAACAAGAGTACCAAGAGTTCACCATCAGCGAAGGCAAAGGTGACGTCGGTGCTGGGATTGTTCAAGACAAACGCAGACACGAAGCAAAACGCGAACGGTCGGTCGCAGAACGCGATCATGAGCAAGCTGAAGCGGAGTCCTCCGAAATGCGCAAAATCGATGGAGTCCCCTTTGGAGGAAGATGCGGCCGCGACAAGCAAAATTCCAACGAAATTCACTAGAACCGATAATAAGTCGGTGAAGAAGGTGCCGGAGAGTAAGAAATCGCCGCCTAAAGAGAAATCGAAGGAGAGAGAGTTAATCGTTAAGGAGAGGAAACCCATGGAGAGGCAATCGAGAGAATTCAAGAGAGCGCCAGAGAAATCGGACTCGTCATTCGCGGACAAAGCGAAGCAGGAGAAAACGGAGTCGCTGAGAAAATCATCGGATGATTCCGAATCTCTGCAAAAAGTCGTGGACAACAAGCAAGCGGAATCTATTGCTAATAACGAGGACAAGAAATTGGTAAAGACCAAGAAGAATATAAGTTCTCTGGACAAAAACGGATCTGTCACGAGAATCGACAAGGGCGCGGATGTTGATAAGAAGATTAAGAAACCGGTGATACCGAAGGAAGAAACGGATAAAGAAGAAATCAACGGTGctaagaagaaaagaatagtACGTGTCGTGAAGAAAGTTGTGAAAAAATCATCCGACAGTTCCGAGAGCAAGTCtgaggaaaaagagaagtcGAGACCgttaatgaaaaagaaaatcgtgACGACGAGGAAGGAGAAGAGTCCCGAAGGCCCGACTGGCACGGCGCAAAATTCAGTTAAAGGAAATAATGTCGACAATCAAACTGCCACGAGATCATCGCATTTGAAGCAAACACAGCCGAATGTTCAAGAGATATCATCCGCGAAATCCAGCGATGCTGCTGAACCTTCCGTGCAAAACACAATTACAATGCCTAAACCTGATGCTGTACTGAATAGTTCGAATGCAAATGTATCAGCTGCGAATCTCTCGCAAACGGCTTCTGCCCTACAGAATACTTCGAGTCCTCAAAATTGCGCGAGTTCTGTAgtgcaaaatgtttcaaactCGATATTAGCAACTTCTGCGGCTTCCATAACTCAGAACGCTtcgaattttaatatcaatcaGGCTAAACCACCAGAACAACATCGGGCGAACAGAGCAAGTTTGAAACTTGATCTGTCCAAGATTCCGCAACACACGTTTAGACACGCGACGCCCAAAAGAGAGTCGCCCAAGTCCGAATCACCCAAGGCAAATTCCGCTGTATCTATCGGATCACCTAAGACGGACGCTCCTGCGGTGGAGAGCAGTTCCGACAAGCTGATGGATTGTCTGTCCAAGATGACGCACCACGCCAATATCACTGGTAACAAGATCATCATCGACAAGCCATTACGAGCAAAGGATGTCGCCGAGCTGAAGCGGGAAGTAACCGAGTGCGCGAAAATCATAGAAAATCATGTAGAATTGCAAAACGATTGTTCTACCTCACAAAACATCGACAAAGTCATCGATTCGGGTAAACCAATAGCTGATGAAAGATCAAAGGAAATTGCAATGAATCCTCCTAAAGAGACCAGCGAGGTAGTTAAAGAGCCGACCTTAGATGATTGCACCAGCGAGATGTTCTCGCCAGAGGAGCCAGAGAGTTTTGATTCCTGGTCAATCTGTTCGGCAGACTTGAACCACAATCGTAGTGATTTGCATTCGCCACAGTTGCACTCTCCCACGTCACCCTCTTATTCTCTCTTCATGCGCGGAGACAGCTCGGAATCGGTGATAGACCGAATACGAAGACGTAGTTTCTACTCGAGGTTTAACGACCGGAAGAGACCATCCTTGACAGCACCGCCACCGGGAATAAGCAGCGTGACTCTACCCAGGAGGTTCAGCTTCAACAGTTCCAGAGAAAGGGAGCGCAGCAGATTGTACAATTACGGAGTTCCCCGGACGAG ATCGGATAAAAGCTATTTGTACGGCGATGAGGTATCCTGTAGAAAGTCACCGGTGGATAGAGAGCGATATAGCGACACGTTGAACACCTCGTCGTACGGTCATCATAGTCCGGAGGCGAGATCCATCTTCGATCATTACGGCAACAGCGTGCCATCTACTTCGCACGATTCCCTAAGGAGATACGTGAGATCACCGACGCTGGATCTCGTCActtctcgcgccaagtatcaCAGCTCCGATATCATCGCGGACAACGATCTCACCGGGTCGTATAAGAGTCCCTTGTCGAGATCGATGCTGAATGAAAGTATGACGGATTCTTACTGCGGTAGAAGCACGTCGTCTACCTTGCCGAGAAAGTTTGGCTCCACCGTTGGCAATCTGGAGCCGAAGAGCGTTGAGTACTACGAGGAGATCCTGTCGCCGAGCAATGCTGACTATCTGTCGCCGCGCGACACTTGTCGATCGCCATTGCTGGACGGTTACCTGAGTAGGTGCGAGAACGGATATCATCACAACGGTAATCTGGATTTGCCACAGTTTGATAAACAGAAGTCGTACACGAATAAGATGACAGATGTGGAGCTCGGTGAAGGGAACAGCAGACTTGGAGAACAGAAAAG AAACATAATGCGCCGCCTCAGTGAAACGAGGGATACACCCTCGACAACTGCGGATATTTTATCAAACCTGTCTGTTACCGAACAGGATTGA